The following proteins are co-located in the Silene latifolia isolate original U9 population chromosome 1, ASM4854445v1, whole genome shotgun sequence genome:
- the LOC141645093 gene encoding protein trichome birefringence-like 19: MIGREVNGSLLNVLIVCFTRGKSLAFVGDSVARNHMQSLICLLSRVEYPTNVHSTKDEHIERWHYHSYNFTLVAFWTPFLVKAQENDPNGPTETGVFGLYLDEPDPIWAAQIDEFDYIIISAGHWFFRSMMYYEKAQLIGCRYCQIPNVKDYTIAFGYQAAFQTLFRTILGRDNFKGVVYMRTFAPSHFEGGEWNKGGNCLKQKPFKSTEINLQGVDLELYMAQLDEFKKAQQLSLKIGLKLRLMDMTQPMLLRPDGHPSRYGHWAHENVTLYNDCVHWCLPGPIDTWNDFLLEMLRIEGVQSRK; encoded by the exons ATGATAGGTAGAGAAGTTAACGGAAGTTTGCTAAAT GTCCTCATAGTATGCTTTACTCGAGGAAAATCCTTAGCTTTTGTTGGTGATTCTGTTGCTAGAAATCATATGCAGTCCTTGATTTGCCTTTTGTCTCGG GTAGAATACCCAACTAACGTACATTCCACAAAAGATGAACACATTGAGCGTTGGCATTACCATTCTTACAACTTTACTCTTGTAGCGTTTTGGACTCCATTCCTAGTCAAGGCCCAAGAAAATGACCCAAATGGCCCGACTGAAACAGGTGTCTTTGGGCTTTATCTAGACGAGCCGGATCCCATATGGGCGGCCCAAATAGATGAATTTGACTACATTATAATATCAGCGGGTCATTGGTTCTTCCGGTCCATGATGTACTACGAAAAAGCCCAACTTATTGGATGTCGTTATTGTCAAATACCCAATGTCAAAGACTACACCATCGCCTTCGGGTACCAAGCTGCGTTCCAAACTCTATTTCGAACGATTTTGGGGAGGGACAACTTTAAGGGTGTAGTGTATATGAGGACATTTGCTCCCTCACACTTTGAAGGAGGGGAGTGGAATAAAGGTGGAAATTGCTTAAAGCAAAAACCATTTAAAAGTACCGAGATTAATTTACAGGGGGTGGATTTGGAATTGTATATGGCCCAATTAGATGAATTTAAGAAGGCTCAACAATTGAGCTTGAAAATTGGGCTTAAGTTGCGACTCATGGATATGACCCAACCCATGTTGTTGAGGCCCGATGGGCACCCAAGTAGGTATGGACACTGGGCCCATGAAAATGTGACATTGTATAATGATTGTGTACATTGGTGTTTACCTGGGCCCATTGACACGTGGAACGACTTTCTTTTAGAAATGCTTAGGATTGAAGGAGTCCAGTCAAGAAAATAG